A genomic region of Brachyhypopomus gauderio isolate BG-103 unplaced genomic scaffold, BGAUD_0.2 sc114, whole genome shotgun sequence contains the following coding sequences:
- the LOC143497882 gene encoding interferon-induced very large GTPase 1-like — protein MSNAVQCTGSNAPDPQRGDELQSSPDMHSGLPKACQFIFFKLGLCSLYPRKITVADLLSINSLSLTNNQPRTDSELWRYFVNKLMMLDVKCRYVRCEHAKEECTIRSANEDDFFSFGEEINESADEKTHIHPMDVHMAVFHCTDDFARERFISKLSACQFALPLLVPNLSTGQIEVPLYALQQIKKIWASNSQTGTEQHVSEYILSSHVRVVSFIRVGTSKISKSQIMNYILNDNKHPAYFSRHCDGNTKTRLLLDGVAEISWYCPGGSKDCIFQECVSLINLHGDANKHPGQLEFIQRISSVIVVLLPEDPREPEIVESVKRLQETQIPLIFLFSGVEHVTSSSDNRIAAKNRNDAELKREIVSKVTCVLHKQNDVQSLESHIDTAIKSGLITTTER, from the exons ATGTCAAATGCCGTCCAATGCACTGGGTCAAATGCCCCAGACCCTCAAAGAGGAGACGAACTGCAAAGTTCTCCTGATATGCATTCTGGGCTACCAAAGGCATgtcagtttattttttttaaattggGCCTTTGTAGCTTATATCCACGCAAAATTACAGTGGCTGATCTTCTTTCCATAAACTCTTTGTCATTAACCAACAATCAACCTAGAACAGACAGTGAGCTTTGGCGTTATTTTGTTAACAAACTCATGATGTTGGATGTGAAATGTAGATATGTCCGTTGTGAACATGCTAAGGAGGAGTGCACAATCAGAAGTGCAAATGAGGATGATTTCTTCAGTTTTGGAGAAGAAATAAATGAAAGTGCTGATGAAAAGACTCACATCCACCCTATGGATGTTCACATGGCAGTTTTCCACTGCACTGATGATTTTGCACGAGAGCGTTTCATTAGTAAGCTGTCAGCATGTCAGTTTGCTCTTCCTCTACTGGTACCCAATCTCTCTACAGGACAAATAGAGGTTCCTCTTTATGCACTTCAACAGATTAAAAAAATATGGGCATCAAATAGTCAAACAGGAACAGAACAACATGTAAGTGAATATATATTAAGCTCTCATGTTCGAGTTGTGTCCTTCATTAGAGTTGGGACCTCCAAAATTTCAAAATCTCAGATTATGAATTATATCCTGAATGATAATAAGCATCCAGCATATTTCAGCCGACACTGTGATGGAAACACAAAAACTCGTCTACTGTTGGATGGTGTTGCAGAGATTTCTTGGTATTGTCCAGGGGGGAGCAAAGACTGTATTTTCCAGGAATGTGTATCTTTAATCAACCTCCATGGAGATGCCAACAAACATCCAGGACAGCTAGAGTTCATACAGAGAATAAGCTCAGTCATTGTTGTTTTGCTTCCAGAAGACCCACGGGAACCTGAGATAGTGGAGTCAGTAAAGAGACTACAAGAGACCCAGATTCCCTTGATCTTCTTGTTTAGTGGTGTGGAACATGTGACATCAAGCAGTGACAATAGAATTGCTGCTAAGAACAGAAATGATGCTGAACTGAAAAGAGAAATTGTCTCCAAAGTTACATGTGTTCTCCACAAACAGAATGATGTGCAAAGTTTAGAGAGTCACATAGACACAGCAATAAAGAGTGGACTCATCACTACCACAGAAA GGTGA